TACCCAAGATGAAATCTCAAAAACATTCAACACCGCCGCGATAACAAACATCACTGCCAAATAAATTGTTGCCACCAAAAATAAAGTTATTTGTGCCAACAAAACAGAGCCCACATAAGTCGTAGTCAATAAAGCAAAAACATAAATAACGATTGGGAAAATTAAATACTTAAATATAGCATTTAAAATAATTCCTACTACCAAAAAAACAAACCATAGAATTACTGCCATTTCCACAGAAGCCAACCAATTTCTTTTGAACATACCCCAAGCCTCACTCAGAGCCGCTCTCAGGCTCCTGTCTTTGTTAACAATAAAAATTAAACTATATCTTATTATGAAAGACAACACCACCCCTATCGGCACTAAAATAATAAAAGAAATTGCCACAAATAAACTAGTAATTGAATTGGCATATTCCGGCTTGAAAATCAAAACCAAAAAAGGCAAACTAAAAATCAACAAAATAACCAAGGCCACCACGGCCATTAATAAATTTAATAAAAGTAAAGGCCAAAACTTTTTTCTACCATGTGCCAAAACTTCACCAAAAAATAATCTCCTGCCCTGATCTGCCTCTCTCGCCCCATAAATCAAAGCACCCTGAGAAACAATAGACAGCCACAGCAGAAAAAAACCCAGAGCCAACATAATAATGAATAAAAGCACCACCCAAATATTAATATTAGCTATTACCTGGGACCATTCTAGCGTCCCAAGCGTCACAAAAAACTCCTTCGCCCTGATCAACCAATCTCCCCCATTGCTAGCCTCATCAACGCTAAAATTTATATTATAAATTCCCGCACTGCCAAAAACAGCGGCGAACAATCCAAAAAACCATAAATATTTAAAGTGGCTGGTTATGTTCCAGGCCTGTTTTAATATTGGCCTATATACTTGCTCCATAATATTAAATTTAATTTTTTATTTTGTATTTTTATTATACCACATCTACAAACACCGCACCAAATACTTATTCATCTTTTGTGGCCCTGCCAGACCTAGTCCTTTTTTCTGCGCTGTTATCTTTTGGCTTCTCTCCCACAATTTTTTCAAATTCCTCCCTTTCCAAAACCTCTTTTTCCAAAAGCTCGCTCGCCACTCTTTCTAACTGCTCTTTGTTCTTTGTTAAAATATTCATCGCTCCCTTATAAGCATCATCTATATATTCAGCGACCTCTTCGTCTATTTTCTCCGCCAACTTCTCTGAATAATCGCGCTGTTCACTTATCTCCTTACCCAAAAATATCAATTCTTCCCTTTCGCCAAATGTTCTCGGTCCAAGTCTTTTACTCATGCCATATTGCATTATAAGGTCTTTAGCCAAATCAGTCGCTCTCTTTAAATCTGACGTCGCGCCAGTGGTGACCTCCCCAAAAATCAACTTTTCTGTTGTATACCCGCCAAGCAAAACAGCCATGTCGTCCAAAAATTCTGAATAGGCATGCATATGTTTATCTTCTGTTGGCAATTTTATCGTATAGCCTCCGGCCTGACCCCTGGAAATTATAGACACCTTGTGTACTGGATCAGCATTTGGTAGCATGTGTGCCACCAGAGCATGACCTGCCTCGTGGTAAGCAGTTATCTTTTTTTCTTTTTCCGACAACATCCTCGATTTTCTCTCTGGACCGATCATCACCTTATCAATACTTTCCAAGACATCTTTCATGTCTATTTGTTTTTTATCACACTTAGCCGCGAGTATCGCCGCTTCATTCAAAAGATTGGCCAAATCGGCCCCGGAAAAACCCGGAGTCCTAGCAGCTATCGTGTGCAGATTGACTTCCCCGGTCAGGGGTTTGCCTGTCGCATGTATTTTTAAAATTTCTTCCCTATCTTTCAGGTCTGGCAGGTCAACGGTCACCCTCCTGTCAAATCTTCCCGGCCGAAGAAGCGCCGGGTCCAAAACATCCGGCCTGTTGGTAGCGGCGAGTACTATCACGCCTTCATTTGGCTCAAAGCCGTCCATCTCTACTAAAATTTGATTCAGTGTTTGTTCTCTCTCGTCATGAGAACCGCCAAGTCCCGTTCCCCTTCTTCTCCCCACTGCATCTAGCTCATCCAAAAATACAATGCACGGAGCATTCTTTTTTGCCTTATCAAAAAGAGACCTCACCCTTGAGGCACCCACGCCCACGAACATCTCCACAAATTCTGAACCAGAAACATAAAAAAATGGCACGCCGGCTTCGCCAGCTACGGCTCTAGCCAAAAGTGTCTTGCCACAACCTGGCGGCCCCACCAATAATACTCCTTTGGGTATTTTTGCTCCAAGATCAATAAACTTTTTGGGGTGCTTCAAAAATTGTACTATCTCCTCAAGCTCCATCTTGGCTTCCCTTGCCCCAGCCACCTGATCAAATTTTACCTTCTGTTTTTTATTATCATCAGGCTTTTCTGCTTTAGCCTCACTCTGACCAAAAGACATTGCCTTTCTATTGACCCCCTGTACTTGGCGCGACACAAAAAAGACAAAAGCCGCTATTAAAATAAATGGCAGCAGAAACGGCAAAATCACAGACAGCCAATACTGCCAGCCGCTATCAGTTTTAATCACAATATTGGTATTACGCAGCTCTTCATCAGAAACACCATAATTAGACAAGGCCTCACTCAAAGATTGTACTGCTTCTTTATGAGCGACTAAAGATTTTTTATCTACTCCGGTCACCAAAAGTTTGTTGCTCTGAACCTCTATCCTTTCTACCTCTCCTGCTTTTATTTTATTTGCCAATTGGCCTAAGCTCAGCTCTTCCACTGTATTCGAGTTGTTTTCAAATAAAGATAATATACCGGCAACGGCAATCATCACCACAAAAAAGACAATAAAGGTCTTTGATATATTCTTCATAAAAGTTCCCAAAAATTATAAATAAATATAGATATATTATAACAATATATCTCTAAAAAACCAAAACCCCTTTGTCGGGGGTTTTGATATTTTTGGAAATCAAATCTTATTCCGTGCTAAGCCCTAGCTTATGACCGACGGGCTCGAAGTTGGTGATAGTAAATTCATATTCCTTGCCAACTTCCAATTCCTGCTTTTCGCCCTTCTCACCCAACCGGGCCAAACCCTGAATATTGGGCTCTATCTCTACAAAAACCCCTAGCTTATGTTTTTTGACCACAGCAGCCTTTACCTTATCCCCTACTTTATATTTGTCTTTTACTGCTTCCCATGGATCCTTTTCCAATCTCTTCAAAGACAATGACACCTTTCCAGCATTAATATCAATAATTTGTGCCCGGACTTTTTGCCCCTCTTTCACAATATCTCTCGGGTCGTCTATTCTCTGCCAACCCAATTCAGAAATATGAATCAATCCTTCTAAGCCATTACCAAATTCCATAAAAGCTCCAAAATCAACCACTCCGGTTATTACCCCATCTACTGTATCTCCTTTTTTGTATTCATTCAAAAGCTGCTTTCTCTCTTCCAAATCAACCGCCCTCTCCGAAACTATAAGTGTTCCACCATCATCATTTACATCCAAAACTCTCACTTTGAGCTTCGTCCCCACCAATGATTTTAATTTTTCCAATATCTTATTTTTATTACCACCTATTACCCGGGGATAATGCTCTGGCGATAATTGTGAAACTGGCAAAAATCCCATAGTTTGGTCCAGACGTACCATCAGTCCGCCTTTGTTAGCGTCCAAAATCACCACTTCGACTATTTCACCTTCCTGTTTTGCTTTGCGCAGCTTATCCCAAGCCTTTTTGTG
This Candidatus Kuenenbacteria bacterium DNA region includes the following protein-coding sequences:
- the hflB gene encoding ATP-dependent zinc metalloprotease FtsH — encoded protein: MIAVAGILSLFENNSNTVEELSLGQLANKIKAGEVERIEVQSNKLLVTGVDKKSLVAHKEAVQSLSEALSNYGVSDEELRNTNIVIKTDSGWQYWLSVILPFLLPFILIAAFVFFVSRQVQGVNRKAMSFGQSEAKAEKPDDNKKQKVKFDQVAGAREAKMELEEIVQFLKHPKKFIDLGAKIPKGVLLVGPPGCGKTLLARAVAGEAGVPFFYVSGSEFVEMFVGVGASRVRSLFDKAKKNAPCIVFLDELDAVGRRRGTGLGGSHDEREQTLNQILVEMDGFEPNEGVIVLAATNRPDVLDPALLRPGRFDRRVTVDLPDLKDREEILKIHATGKPLTGEVNLHTIAARTPGFSGADLANLLNEAAILAAKCDKKQIDMKDVLESIDKVMIGPERKSRMLSEKEKKITAYHEAGHALVAHMLPNADPVHKVSIISRGQAGGYTIKLPTEDKHMHAYSEFLDDMAVLLGGYTTEKLIFGEVTTGATSDLKRATDLAKDLIMQYGMSKRLGPRTFGEREELIFLGKEISEQRDYSEKLAEKIDEEVAEYIDDAYKGAMNILTKNKEQLERVASELLEKEVLEREEFEKIVGEKPKDNSAEKRTRSGRATKDE
- a CDS encoding S1 RNA-binding domain-containing protein, with translation MVIANKTKVSNMDKLLNSEESPALPKAGDLVEGEVVFVGRNEIIVDLNGLMTGIIRGYEAYDESGEYSDLKVGDRINATVIDYENEKGLVELSLRQAGHKKAWDKLRKAKQEGEIVEVVILDANKGGLMVRLDQTMGFLPVSQLSPEHYPRVIGGNKNKILEKLKSLVGTKLKVRVLDVNDDGGTLIVSERAVDLEERKQLLNEYKKGDTVDGVITGVVDFGAFMEFGNGLEGLIHISELGWQRIDDPRDIVKEGQKVRAQIIDINAGKVSLSLKRLEKDPWEAVKDKYKVGDKVKAAVVKKHKLGVFVEIEPNIQGLARLGEKGEKQELEVGKEYEFTITNFEPVGHKLGLSTE